From one Microlunatus sp. Gsoil 973 genomic stretch:
- the dnaJ gene encoding molecular chaperone DnaJ: MSTKDWLEKDYYKVLGVSSNATADEIKKAYRKLARANHPDANPGNADAERRFKEVSEANDVLSDPAKRKEYDDARKLFGGGGFRFPRGGNTAGASSMDDLFRNASGSGDSFSDIFGGLFNGAGRTRTTASSRGPRRGSDIEGEVTIDFVDSVNGVTVPIQMISDAPCSACHGTGAKAGTVPRVCPTCQGSGMQTSTSGGVFAVTEPCVDCRGRGMIVDDPCPVCNGSGRGRSARSMQVRIPAGVTDGQRIRLKGKGGAGENGGAPGDLYVMVHVTAHPVFGRKGDNLTLTAPVTFSEAALGAEIEVPTLDGPAVRIKIAPGTPNGRTLRVRGKGVARRDGSHGDLLVTVEVVVPEQLSEQAREALGSFAAAAGSSDPRQALFAKVRAAGGRATSGTRTG; encoded by the coding sequence ATGAGTACGAAGGACTGGCTGGAGAAGGACTACTACAAGGTCCTCGGCGTCTCCTCCAACGCCACGGCGGACGAGATCAAGAAGGCCTACCGGAAACTGGCCCGGGCCAATCATCCCGACGCCAATCCGGGGAACGCCGACGCCGAACGACGCTTCAAAGAGGTCTCCGAGGCCAACGACGTGTTGTCCGATCCGGCCAAGCGCAAGGAGTACGACGACGCCCGGAAGCTCTTCGGCGGTGGCGGCTTCCGCTTCCCGCGCGGAGGGAACACGGCAGGCGCATCGTCGATGGACGACCTGTTCCGCAACGCCTCCGGTAGTGGTGACAGCTTCTCCGACATCTTCGGCGGGCTGTTCAACGGTGCCGGTCGGACGCGGACGACGGCGTCCAGTCGCGGACCGCGGCGCGGCAGCGACATCGAGGGCGAGGTCACCATCGACTTCGTCGACTCGGTGAACGGTGTCACGGTGCCGATTCAGATGATCTCCGATGCACCGTGCTCGGCCTGCCACGGAACCGGCGCGAAGGCCGGAACGGTGCCGCGGGTCTGCCCGACGTGTCAGGGCAGTGGCATGCAGACCTCGACCTCGGGCGGCGTGTTCGCCGTCACCGAGCCGTGTGTCGACTGCCGCGGCAGGGGCATGATCGTCGACGACCCGTGCCCGGTCTGCAACGGCTCGGGCCGCGGCCGGTCCGCACGGTCGATGCAGGTCCGGATCCCGGCCGGCGTGACCGACGGACAGCGGATCCGCTTGAAGGGCAAGGGCGGTGCCGGCGAGAACGGCGGCGCCCCCGGCGACCTGTACGTCATGGTGCACGTCACGGCGCACCCGGTGTTCGGCCGCAAGGGTGACAACCTGACGCTGACCGCACCGGTGACCTTCAGCGAGGCTGCCCTGGGCGCCGAGATCGAAGTGCCGACCCTGGATGGTCCCGCGGTCCGGATCAAGATCGCGCCGGGTACACCCAACGGCCGCACCCTGCGGGTCCGCGGCAAGGGCGTCGCCCGACGGGACGGCAGTCACGGGGATCTCCTGGTCACGGTCGAGGTGGTCGTACCCGAGCAGCTCAGTGAGCAGGCCCGGGAGGCGTTGGGCAGCTTCGCCGCTGCCGCGGGAAGCAGTGATCCGCGGCAGGCGCTGTTCGCCAAGGTCCGGGCTGCCGGTGGTCGCGCTACCAGTGGGACCAGGACGGGCTGA
- a CDS encoding HoxN/HupN/NixA family nickel/cobalt transporter has product MSDLSPIERRRIGAMYGFVVVLHLAGFGILLALVAPQHFRVGGDHPVFTVGVGLLAYTFGLRHAFDADHIAAVDNATRKLITDHTAGRSPERPHSVGFWFSLGHSTIVFCLSFLLALGVRALVGPIENRTSLLHTITGVIGPSVSGIFLWLLGILNLAALVGIVRVLRRMRQGSYDEHQLEDQLNKRGFFNRFLGGLTRVIRKPWHIYPVGVLFGLGFDTATEVGLLVLAGGAAAFELPFYAILVLPILFAAGMSVMDTTDGVFMAGAYGWAFAKPIRKIFYNITITTISVIVALVIGSIELIGVLADRMSITTGPLAWIAGIPLDYVGFAIVGLFVLAWVIAIAIWRGGRIEDRWGADLQS; this is encoded by the coding sequence GTGAGCGACCTGTCCCCCATCGAGCGACGTCGCATCGGCGCGATGTACGGCTTCGTCGTCGTGCTGCATCTCGCCGGTTTCGGGATTCTGCTCGCGTTGGTCGCGCCACAGCATTTCCGGGTCGGAGGTGATCATCCGGTCTTCACCGTCGGCGTCGGCCTGCTCGCCTACACCTTCGGACTGCGGCACGCGTTCGATGCCGATCACATCGCGGCAGTGGACAATGCCACCAGGAAACTGATCACCGACCACACGGCGGGCAGGTCACCGGAGCGGCCGCACTCCGTGGGCTTCTGGTTCTCCCTGGGCCATTCGACGATCGTCTTCTGCCTGTCGTTCCTGTTGGCGCTCGGCGTCCGGGCTCTGGTCGGCCCGATCGAGAACCGGACCTCATTGCTGCACACGATCACCGGAGTCATCGGCCCGTCGGTGTCCGGGATCTTCCTGTGGCTGTTGGGAATCCTCAATCTGGCCGCCCTGGTCGGCATCGTCCGGGTGCTGCGACGGATGCGGCAGGGATCGTACGACGAGCACCAACTGGAAGATCAACTGAACAAGCGAGGCTTCTTCAACAGGTTTCTGGGCGGCCTGACGCGCGTGATCAGAAAGCCCTGGCACATCTATCCGGTCGGTGTGCTGTTCGGGCTGGGCTTCGACACCGCGACCGAGGTGGGACTGCTCGTGCTGGCCGGCGGCGCGGCCGCGTTCGAGCTGCCGTTCTACGCCATCCTGGTGCTGCCGATCCTGTTCGCGGCCGGGATGTCGGTGATGGACACCACGGACGGCGTATTCATGGCGGGGGCGTACGGCTGGGCGTTCGCCAAACCGATCCGCAAGATCTTCTACAACATCACGATCACGACGATCTCGGTGATCGTTGCACTGGTGATCGGCAGCATCGAGTTGATCGGGGTGTTGGCCGACCGGATGTCGATCACCACCGGCCCGCTGGCCTGGATCGCCGGAATTCCCTTGGACTACGTGGGGTTCGCGATCGTCGGCCTGTTCGTGCTCGCCTGGGTGATCGCCATCGCGATCTGGCGGGGTGGCCGCATCGAAGACCGCTGGGGCGCGGATCTGCAGTCCTAG
- a CDS encoding Fur family transcriptional regulator, which yields MPESPLRTVRPVATVDEAVEVLREDGGRVTKARRAILDVLFEVRDPLSVEQIARRAAPELDVPSTYRNLEHLETVGLVRHVHFGHGPGLYELVSDHERWYALCESCGAVTAFSPADLDPVRVTIDERIGYQVRFAHFPLVGLCRACQAPDQA from the coding sequence ATGCCCGAATCACCCCTGCGGACCGTGCGCCCGGTGGCCACGGTCGACGAAGCGGTCGAGGTGCTGCGTGAGGACGGCGGTCGCGTCACCAAGGCACGCCGGGCCATCCTTGACGTGCTGTTCGAGGTCCGCGATCCGCTGTCGGTCGAGCAGATCGCCCGGCGAGCCGCGCCGGAGCTCGACGTCCCGTCCACCTACCGCAATCTTGAGCACCTGGAGACCGTCGGACTGGTTCGGCACGTACATTTCGGTCACGGACCCGGCCTGTATGAGCTGGTCAGTGATCACGAGCGGTGGTACGCCCTGTGCGAGTCCTGTGGAGCGGTGACCGCCTTCTCGCCCGCTGATCTGGATCCGGTACGGGTCACCATTGACGAGCGGATCGGCTATCAGGTGCGGTTCGCCCACTTTCCCCTGGTCGGGCTCTGCCGGGCATGCCAGGCACCCGATCAGGCGTGA
- a CDS encoding SDR family oxidoreductase, with translation MTGAGSGMGASAARQAAGSGWRVALSGRRKDALETVAEQIAADGGEALVVPADVTDPDQVGGAHQTIVDRWGRIDGLVLSAGLNNPRRAWADQDMADFAKIIDTNLTAVARVIDASLPQLRAAGHGVVVVISSYAGWQFNPGSGIAYGASKTALSSIVVSLNKQEAENGIRACHLCPGDVATDFLQMRPVVPDQAAQDRMLTADDIGRAVGFVLESPPYVRVDELVISPVSQH, from the coding sequence GTGACCGGTGCAGGAAGCGGAATGGGGGCCTCGGCGGCCCGACAGGCTGCCGGGTCGGGCTGGCGCGTCGCGCTGAGCGGACGCCGAAAGGATGCGCTCGAGACCGTCGCCGAACAGATCGCCGCGGACGGTGGCGAGGCGCTGGTCGTGCCGGCCGACGTCACCGATCCCGACCAGGTCGGCGGCGCACACCAGACGATCGTCGACCGCTGGGGCCGGATCGACGGCCTGGTGCTCTCGGCCGGGCTGAACAACCCGCGCCGGGCCTGGGCCGACCAGGACATGGCCGATTTCGCGAAGATCATCGACACCAATCTGACTGCCGTTGCGCGGGTGATCGACGCATCGCTGCCGCAACTGCGGGCGGCCGGTCACGGTGTCGTGGTGGTGATCTCCTCCTACGCCGGCTGGCAGTTCAACCCGGGGTCCGGGATCGCGTACGGGGCCAGCAAGACGGCGCTGTCGTCGATCGTCGTCAGCCTCAACAAGCAGGAGGCGGAGAACGGGATCAGGGCCTGCCACCTGTGTCCCGGCGACGTTGCCACTGACTTCCTGCAGATGCGTCCGGTCGTTCCTGATCAGGCAGCACAGGACAGGATGCTGACCGCCGACGACATCGGCCGTGCGGTCGGCTTCGTGCTGGAGTCGCCGCCGTATGTGCGGGTCGACGAACTGGTGATCTCACCGGTCTCCCAGCACTGA
- a CDS encoding carboxyl transferase domain-containing protein, whose protein sequence is MQFRPVSLTRIAIVNRGEAAMRLIHAVRDLNAARASDKTSIRTIALYTDVDAGAAFVREADETYLLGAAAGRPYLDLPRLRAALTETGADAVWVGWGFVAEDPAFAELCRELGVTFIGPSPEAMRKLGDKIGSKLIAEDAGVPVAPWSRGPVDTLDEALDVAERIGYPLMLKATAGGGGRGIRRVDRPEDLTEAYQRTRDEAERAFGSGVVFIEKLITGARHVEVQIIADGQGTAWAVGVRDCSVQRRNQKVIEESASALLEPGQTSELMAAAERLALTVGYSGAGTVEFLYHPESRSFAFLEVNTRLQVEHPVTELVTGLDLVGLQLQVASGVPLTGQRPAERGHAVEARLNAEDPDRSFAPLPGRIARLEFPAGPGVRVDTGVTEGDSIPADFDSMIAKIIAYGANRDEALARLRRAMLETTVVIEGGATNKSFVLELLDEPAVRSGEPAWADTGWIDRTMAEGGLVADRHAGVALIAAAIETYAEQERTEISHFLTTARGGRPHLAHESELRVELKLRGTSHRLTVSRIGADRHRVSIVDDGSVIARLDRIDEVHARLWIGDHRYRLVTANHGPIQLVEVEGVAHRITRDEGGVVRSPAPALVVGTPVAVGEEVAAGSPVIVLESMKMEMPLLAPTAGRLTELLVRAGTQVGAGEALARLEPSGDQAAAVDQPTGRMVELPDGTGDPDPVRAATVALTTLRDLLLGYDVSHDQATAALQTYLTGRDALTESGVDVLAQEMGLIGMFADFAELTRNRPADEELRTELRVHSAQEYFHTYLQTVDPDRGGLPAHFRDKLVRALGHYGVTDLERTADLDEALFRIFLARQSTADNDIVIGILQCWVTLPAPAQPIALSARALLERTVRATRRRIPVIGDLARSVRFSWFDQPIVDAERRKVLGGVTEEVAALADPSVPDREARIQALAAIPEQLVGFLRDRLADGVGSSEPLLEVLLRRHYLEYGLEAPIVDHDGTPQRPVVWADYVSQEHGRTRVLSTIGEISELFHGDGIDDLVSARLAPDQVNDKDQNVVELYLHWDEPPTDPEATSAQLIKCLQGRPFVTASRRVSVAVCPDDGQPVRYYTFRPDRSDRTTLVEDTLVRGIHPMVGRRLNLWRLVNFDVTRLDAPGDVLLYECVARDNPADRRLVAAAQVRQMAVVRDETGAVVGLPHAERAVENCLEAIRRVRTARGRAASKLQMNHVWVTVWPAIEAELDQLTALRDKITPLSDGTGIEEVLAQGRVVDDHGTVHPIAIRFHARPDGGTSADVIEPPTKPLAPLNEYKTLVDRARRRGLVYPYELAPTLTRGGSAIEYDLDESGSLVPVDRPRGRNTAGIITAVVSTPTALYPEGVTRVVLCGDPTKALGALSEAECTRIIAALDLAERLRVPVEWYAVSAGARVSMTSGTENMDWVAAALKRIVEFTQGGGEINVVVAGINVGAQPYWNAEATMLMHTKGILVMTPESAMVLTGKQTLDFAGSVSAEDNFGIGGYDRIMGPNGQAQYWAADLAGAVEIVLDHYEHSYVVPGEPGPRRAPTEDPVDRDVSDYPHPGGDFATVGEIFSATHNPDRKRPFDIRTVMRAVADADHPMLERWAGMAEAETAVVVDTRMGGHPVCLIGIESTPVARSGFPPSDGPDTFTAGTLFPRSSKKVARAINAASGNRPVVVLANLSGFDGSPESMRNLQLEYGAEIGRAIVNFDGPIVFCVISRYHGGAFVVFSKRLNPNLTVLAVEGSYASVLGGAPAAAVVFASEVAKRAAADPQVAELERRIAAAPQEQRGALGVELADLLATLRSEKIAELAAEFDGIHNIDRAVEVGSVDRVITASELRPGIITAIERRR, encoded by the coding sequence GTGCAGTTCCGTCCCGTGTCGCTGACCCGAATCGCCATCGTCAACCGCGGCGAAGCCGCAATGCGACTGATCCACGCGGTACGTGACCTGAACGCCGCCCGGGCGTCCGACAAAACGTCGATCCGGACGATCGCGCTCTACACCGACGTTGACGCCGGCGCGGCGTTCGTCCGGGAGGCCGACGAGACCTACCTGCTCGGAGCCGCCGCGGGCCGGCCCTATCTCGATCTCCCCCGGTTGCGGGCCGCCCTGACCGAGACCGGTGCTGACGCGGTCTGGGTCGGTTGGGGATTCGTCGCCGAGGATCCGGCGTTCGCCGAGTTGTGCCGCGAGTTGGGTGTGACGTTCATCGGCCCGAGTCCTGAGGCGATGCGCAAACTCGGTGACAAGATCGGGTCGAAGCTGATCGCCGAGGACGCCGGAGTTCCTGTGGCTCCGTGGAGCCGCGGCCCAGTGGACACGCTCGACGAGGCCCTCGACGTCGCCGAGCGGATCGGCTACCCGCTGATGCTCAAGGCGACCGCCGGCGGCGGCGGACGCGGTATCCGCCGGGTCGACCGCCCCGAGGACCTGACCGAGGCGTACCAACGGACCCGGGACGAGGCCGAGCGGGCCTTCGGCAGTGGCGTGGTGTTCATCGAGAAGTTGATCACCGGTGCCCGGCACGTCGAGGTGCAGATCATCGCCGACGGACAGGGAACCGCCTGGGCGGTCGGGGTCCGCGACTGCTCGGTCCAGCGACGGAACCAGAAGGTCATCGAGGAATCGGCGTCGGCGCTGCTGGAACCGGGCCAGACCTCGGAGTTGATGGCGGCTGCCGAGCGGTTGGCGCTGACCGTCGGCTATTCCGGCGCGGGAACCGTCGAGTTCCTCTACCACCCCGAGAGCCGCAGCTTCGCCTTCCTCGAGGTCAACACCCGGTTGCAGGTCGAGCACCCGGTGACCGAACTGGTCACCGGCCTGGATCTGGTCGGCCTGCAACTGCAGGTGGCCAGCGGTGTCCCGCTGACCGGGCAGCGACCGGCCGAACGCGGCCACGCCGTCGAGGCCCGGCTGAACGCCGAGGACCCGGATCGATCATTCGCACCCCTCCCGGGGCGGATCGCCCGGCTGGAATTCCCGGCCGGGCCCGGCGTCCGGGTCGACACCGGGGTGACCGAGGGCGACAGCATCCCGGCCGACTTCGACTCCATGATCGCCAAGATCATCGCCTACGGCGCGAACCGGGACGAGGCGCTTGCCCGGTTGCGCCGGGCGATGCTGGAGACCACGGTGGTGATCGAGGGCGGCGCCACCAACAAGAGCTTCGTGCTGGAACTGCTCGACGAACCGGCCGTCCGCAGCGGCGAGCCGGCCTGGGCCGACACCGGTTGGATCGACCGCACCATGGCCGAGGGCGGATTGGTCGCCGACCGGCACGCCGGCGTCGCCCTGATCGCCGCGGCCATCGAGACCTACGCGGAGCAGGAGCGTACGGAGATCTCGCACTTCCTGACCACGGCCAGGGGCGGACGTCCGCACCTTGCCCACGAATCCGAGTTGCGGGTCGAGCTCAAGCTCCGCGGCACCAGCCATCGCCTGACGGTGAGCCGGATCGGAGCCGACCGGCACCGGGTCAGCATCGTCGACGACGGCTCGGTGATCGCCCGGCTGGACCGGATCGACGAGGTGCACGCGCGACTGTGGATCGGTGATCACCGCTACCGGCTGGTCACAGCCAACCACGGGCCGATCCAGCTGGTGGAGGTGGAGGGTGTCGCGCACCGGATCACGCGTGACGAGGGTGGCGTGGTGCGTTCACCCGCGCCCGCCCTGGTGGTCGGCACACCGGTCGCGGTCGGCGAGGAGGTTGCGGCCGGCAGCCCGGTGATCGTCCTGGAATCGATGAAGATGGAGATGCCGCTGTTGGCGCCGACGGCCGGCCGGCTGACCGAACTCCTGGTCCGCGCCGGCACCCAGGTCGGTGCCGGGGAGGCTCTCGCCCGGCTGGAACCGAGCGGGGACCAGGCCGCGGCCGTCGACCAGCCGACGGGTCGCATGGTGGAGCTTCCCGACGGCACCGGCGATCCCGATCCGGTGCGGGCCGCGACCGTGGCACTGACCACCTTGCGTGACCTGCTGCTGGGCTACGACGTCAGCCACGACCAGGCGACTGCGGCACTCCAGACCTATCTCACCGGTCGTGACGCCCTCACGGAGTCCGGCGTCGACGTCCTCGCCCAGGAGATGGGTCTGATCGGGATGTTCGCCGACTTCGCCGAACTCACTCGGAACCGCCCGGCCGACGAGGAGCTGCGGACCGAGTTGCGGGTGCACAGCGCGCAGGAGTACTTCCACACCTATCTGCAGACCGTCGACCCCGACCGGGGCGGGTTGCCGGCGCACTTCCGCGACAAGCTGGTCCGCGCCCTCGGCCACTACGGCGTCACCGATCTGGAACGCACTGCTGATCTTGACGAGGCGCTGTTCCGGATCTTCCTGGCCAGACAGAGCACTGCCGACAACGACATCGTCATCGGCATCCTGCAATGCTGGGTCACGCTGCCGGCGCCGGCACAGCCGATCGCCCTGTCCGCCCGGGCCCTGCTGGAACGTACGGTCCGGGCAACCAGACGGCGCATCCCGGTGATCGGTGATCTTGCCCGATCAGTGCGGTTCAGCTGGTTCGACCAGCCGATCGTCGACGCCGAACGGCGCAAGGTACTGGGCGGTGTCACCGAGGAGGTGGCGGCTCTCGCTGATCCGTCGGTTCCGGACCGGGAGGCCAGGATCCAAGCCCTGGCAGCGATTCCGGAGCAGCTGGTCGGCTTCCTACGCGACCGGTTGGCCGATGGAGTCGGGTCCAGCGAACCACTCCTGGAGGTGCTGCTCCGCCGACACTATCTCGAGTACGGGTTGGAGGCGCCGATTGTTGATCATGATGGCACGCCACAACGTCCGGTTGTGTGGGCGGACTATGTGAGCCAGGAGCACGGCCGGACCCGGGTGCTCTCGACGATCGGTGAGATCTCCGAACTGTTCCACGGTGACGGCATCGACGATCTGGTCTCCGCCCGGCTGGCCCCGGACCAGGTCAACGACAAAGATCAGAATGTCGTCGAGTTGTATCTGCACTGGGACGAACCGCCGACCGATCCGGAAGCCACATCGGCCCAGTTGATCAAGTGCCTCCAGGGCCGGCCGTTCGTCACCGCGTCCCGTCGGGTGTCGGTCGCCGTCTGCCCGGACGACGGGCAGCCGGTGCGCTACTACACCTTCCGACCCGACCGTTCGGACCGTACGACGCTGGTCGAGGACACCCTGGTCCGCGGCATCCACCCGATGGTCGGCCGCCGGCTGAACCTGTGGCGTCTGGTGAACTTCGATGTCACCCGGCTGGACGCGCCCGGCGACGTCCTGCTGTACGAGTGTGTGGCGCGGGACAATCCGGCCGACCGGCGGCTGGTGGCCGCTGCTCAGGTGCGGCAGATGGCCGTGGTCCGCGATGAGACCGGCGCAGTGGTCGGTCTCCCCCATGCCGAGCGGGCGGTGGAGAACTGTCTCGAGGCGATCCGCCGGGTCCGTACGGCGCGCGGCCGGGCGGCGTCGAAACTGCAGATGAACCACGTCTGGGTCACGGTCTGGCCGGCGATCGAGGCCGAGCTTGATCAACTCACCGCGCTGCGTGACAAGATCACGCCACTCAGCGATGGGACCGGCATCGAGGAGGTGTTGGCCCAGGGCCGGGTGGTCGATGATCACGGCACGGTGCACCCGATCGCCATCCGCTTCCATGCCCGACCCGACGGCGGGACCTCCGCGGACGTGATCGAGCCGCCGACCAAGCCGCTGGCGCCGTTGAACGAGTACAAGACGCTGGTCGATCGTGCCCGGCGTCGCGGCCTGGTCTATCCCTACGAGCTGGCGCCGACTCTGACCCGCGGCGGCAGCGCGATCGAGTACGACCTGGACGAGTCCGGGTCGCTGGTCCCGGTCGACCGGCCGCGTGGTCGGAACACTGCCGGGATCATCACCGCGGTGGTCAGCACCCCGACTGCCTTGTATCCGGAGGGCGTCACCCGGGTGGTGCTCTGCGGCGACCCGACGAAGGCCCTCGGCGCGCTGTCCGAGGCCGAGTGCACCCGGATCATCGCCGCCCTGGACCTGGCCGAACGGCTCAGGGTGCCGGTCGAGTGGTACGCGGTGTCGGCGGGTGCGAGGGTCTCGATGACCAGCGGCACCGAGAACATGGACTGGGTGGCGGCCGCGCTGAAGCGGATCGTCGAATTCACCCAGGGCGGCGGCGAGATCAATGTGGTGGTGGCCGGCATCAACGTCGGCGCGCAGCCGTACTGGAACGCCGAGGCGACGATGCTGATGCACACCAAGGGCATCCTGGTGATGACACCGGAGAGCGCGATGGTGCTGACCGGCAAGCAGACCCTCGATTTCGCCGGCAGCGTGTCGGCCGAGGACAACTTCGGCATCGGCGGCTACGACCGGATCATGGGCCCCAACGGCCAGGCACAGTATTGGGCGGCGGATCTGGCCGGCGCAGTGGAGATCGTCCTGGATCACTACGAACACAGCTATGTCGTTCCCGGCGAGCCCGGTCCGCGACGAGCGCCCACCGAGGACCCGGTCGACCGGGACGTCAGCGACTATCCGCATCCCGGCGGGGACTTCGCAACGGTCGGCGAGATCTTCTCAGCCACCCACAACCCGGACCGCAAGCGGCCCTTCGACATCCGTACCGTGATGCGAGCCGTCGCCGACGCCGACCACCCGATGCTCGAGCGTTGGGCCGGGATGGCCGAAGCAGAGACCGCGGTCGTCGTCGACACCCGGATGGGTGGCCATCCGGTGTGCCTGATCGGAATCGAGTCGACGCCGGTCGCCCGGTCGGGCTTTCCGCCGAGCGACGGTCCCGACACGTTCACCGCAGGCACGCTGTTCCCGCGGTCGTCGAAGAAGGTGGCGCGGGCGATCAACGCGGCCTCGGGCAACCGTCCGGTGGTGGTGCTGGCGAATCTCTCCGGATTCGACGGCTCACCGGAGTCGATGCGCAACCTGCAGCTGGAGTACGGCGCGGAGATCGGCCGAGCGATCGTCAACTTCGACGGCCCGATCGTGTTCTGCGTGATCTCCCGCTACCACGGTGGTGCGTTCGTCGTCTTCTCCAAGCGGCTCAACCCCAATCTGACCGTGCTCGCCGTCGAGGGGTCGTACGCATCGGTGCTCGGCGGTGCGCCGGCTGCCGCCGTGGTGTTCGCCTCGGAGGTCGCCAAGCGCGCCGCAGCCGATCCACAGGTGGCCGAGCTCGAGCGTCGGATCGCGGCCGCACCGCAGGAGCAACGCGGCGCCCTCGGGGTGGAACTGGCCGACCTGCTGGCGACACTCCGTTCGGAGAAGATCGCCGAGCTCGCCGCGGAGTTCGACGGCATCCACAACATCGACCGGGCGGTCGAGGTCGGCTCGGTCGACCGGGTGATCACCGCCTCCGAACTGCGACCCGGCATCATCACAGCCATCGAACGCCGACGCTGA